From the genome of Muricauda sp. SCSIO 64092, one region includes:
- a CDS encoding helix-turn-helix domain-containing protein translates to MQKKVSIEDFYESTHHYVPESVKSGIGHFNVFKLDEFAGPKPKPMPFNRRDYYKISLVKGKSRVHYADKVVTVEKQVMVFSNPQIPYNWERIDEQLTGYFCVFTDTFFHQFGDLTQYPVFQPNGNPVLELSDEQLASIIPIFVRMLDEINSDYAYKYDLLRNMVFELIHSGLKMQPAQVALQSNSNASERISGLFMELLERQFPIESPLQRMGLRSASDFANQLSVHVNHLNRALKETLEKSTSVLIAERVVQEAKILLRHTNWNVSEIGNSLGFEETAHFSNFFKKHADHSPAAYRKLEIV, encoded by the coding sequence ATGCAAAAAAAAGTGTCGATAGAAGACTTTTACGAATCTACCCATCACTATGTCCCGGAAAGTGTAAAATCCGGTATTGGTCATTTTAATGTATTTAAACTCGATGAATTTGCCGGCCCCAAACCCAAACCGATGCCTTTCAATAGAAGGGATTATTATAAAATAAGTTTGGTAAAGGGCAAAAGTAGGGTTCACTATGCGGATAAAGTGGTCACTGTTGAAAAACAGGTGATGGTTTTTTCCAATCCCCAAATACCCTATAATTGGGAGCGGATAGATGAACAATTGACCGGTTACTTTTGCGTTTTCACGGATACCTTTTTTCACCAATTCGGGGATTTGACCCAGTATCCCGTTTTTCAACCCAATGGGAATCCCGTCCTTGAACTTTCAGATGAACAGTTAGCGTCAATTATTCCCATATTCGTGCGTATGTTGGACGAGATCAATTCCGACTACGCCTATAAATACGATTTACTGCGCAATATGGTGTTTGAACTGATCCATTCCGGATTAAAGATGCAACCGGCCCAGGTTGCCCTACAATCCAATTCCAATGCGTCAGAACGTATTTCCGGACTTTTTATGGAACTGTTGGAACGGCAATTCCCAATAGAAAGTCCATTGCAACGCATGGGTTTGCGTTCGGCATCCGATTTTGCCAATCAGCTAAGTGTTCATGTCAATCATTTGAATCGCGCGTTAAAGGAAACCTTGGAAAAAAGTACATCGGTATTAATTGCCGAACGCGTGGTCCAGGAAGCCAAAATCCTGCTTCGCCATACCAATTGGAACGTTTCTGAGATAGGCAATTCCCTGGGTTT